The Aureimonas mangrovi genome includes a region encoding these proteins:
- a CDS encoding DUF2927 domain-containing protein — protein MPFIAKAALGFLLLFASLGPAHAQRASDAAMIAGFNSVVFSSEITGPMSDGTYLKKFMRPVRFRIEQTSRIDRRAAVRRFVTQVDAAIDGLETSFVDEGERADFIVHIVDRARYQEVGRRVYGNPFMTVPGNCIVRANYSRQGLRRSDAIIVSDEGEPLFRRCMVEEILQGLGPLNDNADAPESVFNDTSQLTEFTRYDRLILNMLYDERLTPGMREADAAPLLPAILRDARRRLARR, from the coding sequence ATGCCTTTTATTGCCAAAGCCGCCCTCGGGTTCCTTCTCCTCTTCGCCTCACTCGGCCCGGCTCATGCCCAGCGCGCGAGTGACGCGGCGATGATCGCGGGCTTCAACTCGGTGGTCTTCTCGTCCGAGATCACCGGGCCGATGAGCGACGGCACCTATCTCAAGAAGTTCATGCGGCCGGTGCGCTTCCGCATCGAGCAGACGTCGCGGATCGACCGTCGCGCTGCCGTCCGTCGCTTCGTGACGCAGGTGGATGCGGCCATCGACGGGCTGGAGACGTCCTTCGTCGACGAGGGTGAGCGCGCGGATTTTATCGTCCACATCGTCGATCGGGCGCGCTATCAGGAGGTCGGCCGCCGCGTCTACGGCAACCCGTTCATGACCGTGCCGGGCAATTGCATCGTGCGCGCCAACTATTCACGACAGGGGCTGCGGCGCTCGGACGCCATCATCGTCTCCGACGAGGGCGAGCCGCTGTTCCGCCGCTGCATGGTCGAGGAGATCCTACAGGGGCTGGGGCCGCTGAACGACAATGCCGATGCGCCCGAAAGCGTCTTCAACGACACGTCGCAGCTCACCGAGTTCACCCGCTACGACCGCCTGATCCTCAACATGCTCTATGACGAACGTCTCACGCCAGGCATGCGCGAAGCGGACGCAGCGCCCCTCCTGCCCGCCATCCTGCGCGATGCGCGGCGGCGCCTCGCCCGCCGTTAA
- a CDS encoding L,D-transpeptidase, with amino-acid sequence MRNFAIFLAAALLVAGTSGASARDDYVRLDQRLAAERVLQLSPSAGVAIEYKTPPTVYSHPDGQVVFQGNIPVGVVGPGGVVVPLGQVERPRRKRIVPTSPQFVAPRGHPVVVAPKQEVAVVTPPVRTMQPHATRTIDPAFLPTTVVYEGPHRPGTVVIDTRARYLYLVEPNGRAMRYGVGVGKEGFSWKGSETITRKAEWPGWTPPRQMIARERARGVVLPAHMPGEPDNPLGARALYLGDTLYRIHGTNQPWTIGQAVSSGCIRMRNEDVIDLYGRVPVGARVVVF; translated from the coding sequence ATGCGAAACTTTGCCATCTTCCTTGCCGCCGCGCTTCTCGTGGCCGGCACGTCCGGCGCCAGCGCGCGCGACGACTATGTGCGCCTCGACCAGCGCCTCGCCGCCGAACGCGTGCTCCAGCTCTCGCCGTCCGCAGGCGTCGCGATCGAGTACAAGACACCGCCGACCGTCTATTCGCACCCGGACGGGCAGGTCGTCTTCCAGGGCAACATCCCGGTCGGCGTCGTCGGCCCCGGCGGCGTAGTCGTGCCGCTCGGCCAGGTCGAACGCCCCCGCCGCAAGCGCATCGTGCCGACCTCGCCTCAATTCGTCGCCCCGCGCGGGCATCCGGTCGTGGTCGCGCCCAAACAGGAGGTGGCGGTCGTCACGCCGCCGGTGCGCACCATGCAGCCGCACGCGACACGCACGATCGACCCGGCCTTCCTGCCGACGACCGTCGTCTACGAGGGTCCGCACCGCCCCGGCACCGTCGTGATCGACACGCGGGCGCGCTACCTCTACCTCGTCGAGCCGAACGGCCGGGCGATGCGCTATGGCGTGGGTGTCGGCAAGGAAGGCTTCTCCTGGAAGGGCTCGGAGACGATCACCCGCAAGGCCGAATGGCCGGGCTGGACGCCGCCGCGCCAGATGATCGCGCGCGAGCGCGCCAGAGGCGTCGTGCTGCCCGCACACATGCCCGGCGAACCGGATAACCCGCTCGGTGCCCGCGCCCTTTATCTTGGCGACACGCTCTACCGCATCCACGGCACCAACCAGCCCTGGACGATCGGACAGGCCGTCTCGTCCGGCTGCATCCGCATGCGCAACGAGGACGTCATAGATCTCTACGGCCGCGTGCCGGTGGGCGCCCGCGTGGTTGTGTTCTAG
- a CDS encoding DNA-3-methyladenine glycosylase I, translating into MAEDGITVGADGAARCAWAGADALYGRYHDTEWGRPQGDSRALYEKLCLEGFQAGLSWITILRKREAFRELFEGFEVDRVARFGEPDIERIVQDARIIRHRGKIASAIRNARAVRELEQKEGRSLAAFLWSFEPGEDERPRRVTRDWIVANTVTPASTRLSKALKKHGFGFVGPTTCHAFMEAMGMVNDHMDGCACRAPCEAERQAFVRPR; encoded by the coding sequence ATGGCGGAAGACGGCATCACTGTCGGCGCGGACGGCGCGGCACGTTGCGCCTGGGCGGGGGCGGACGCGCTCTATGGGCGCTATCACGACACTGAATGGGGCCGCCCGCAGGGGGACAGCCGCGCCCTCTACGAGAAGCTGTGCCTCGAAGGCTTTCAGGCCGGGCTTTCCTGGATCACCATCCTGCGCAAGCGCGAGGCCTTCCGGGAGCTTTTCGAAGGCTTCGAGGTGGACCGTGTCGCCCGCTTCGGCGAGCCGGACATCGAGCGCATCGTGCAGGATGCGCGCATCATCCGCCATCGCGGCAAGATCGCTTCGGCGATCCGCAATGCGCGGGCCGTTCGCGAGCTTGAGCAGAAAGAGGGCCGCTCGCTCGCCGCCTTCCTCTGGAGCTTCGAGCCCGGCGAGGACGAGCGTCCGCGGCGCGTGACGCGGGACTGGATCGTCGCCAACACCGTCACGCCGGCTTCGACGCGGCTTTCCAAGGCGCTGAAGAAACATGGCTTCGGCTTTGTCGGCCCTACCACCTGCCACGCCTTCATGGAGGCAATGGGCATGGTCAACGACCATATGGACGGCTGCGCCTGCCGCGCCCCTTGCGAAGCCGAGCGCCAGGCCTTTGTACGCCCGCGCTGA
- the hisS gene encoding histidine--tRNA ligase translates to MAEKNKKKPTRVKARAPRGFVDRSAADLRAQGQMLETIRRVYETWGFEPVETPFLEYTDALGKFLPDSDRPNEGVFSLQDDDEEWLSLRYDLTAPLARYVAENFEDLPKPYRSYRAGYVFRNEKPGPGRFRQFMQFDADIVGAPNVSADAEMAMMMADTMEALGIARGQYVIRVNNRKVLDGVMEAIGLGGDENAGQRLTVLRALDKHDKFGDEGVRLLLGAGRKDESGDFTKGAGLDTAAIDKVMGLFSEGSDGARLDAIRAAFAGSPKVEEGALELSQIEEASRAAGYGAERIFIDPSVVRGLEYYTGPVFEAELLFDVVNEKGEKVRFGSVGGGGRYDGLVSRFLSTSVPATGFSIGVSRLQAALKNLGRLTDDAAIGPVVVTVMDRDRMADYQAMAAKLRAALNGPGKPVVPVEVFQGNPKQFGKQLQYADRRNAPVAIIQGGDEKLAGKVQVKDLALGKELSAGIEDNAEWREARAGQELVDEADLVTAVEAILSRRPRG, encoded by the coding sequence ATGGCCGAAAAGAACAAGAAGAAGCCCACCCGCGTGAAGGCGCGCGCGCCGCGCGGCTTCGTCGATCGCTCGGCCGCCGACCTGCGCGCGCAGGGACAGATGCTGGAGACGATCCGCCGCGTCTACGAGACCTGGGGCTTCGAGCCGGTCGAGACGCCCTTCCTCGAATACACCGACGCGCTCGGCAAGTTTCTGCCCGACTCGGACCGCCCGAACGAAGGCGTCTTCTCGCTGCAGGACGACGACGAGGAATGGCTGTCGCTGCGCTACGACCTGACCGCGCCGCTGGCGCGCTACGTGGCCGAGAATTTCGAGGACCTGCCGAAGCCCTATCGCTCGTATCGCGCGGGCTACGTCTTCCGCAACGAGAAGCCGGGGCCGGGCCGCTTCCGCCAGTTCATGCAGTTCGACGCCGACATCGTCGGCGCGCCGAACGTCTCGGCCGATGCCGAGATGGCGATGATGATGGCCGACACGATGGAGGCGCTCGGCATCGCGCGCGGCCAGTACGTGATCCGGGTGAACAACCGCAAGGTGCTGGACGGCGTCATGGAGGCTATTGGCCTCGGCGGCGACGAGAATGCCGGCCAGCGCCTCACCGTGCTGCGCGCGCTCGACAAGCACGACAAGTTCGGCGACGAGGGCGTGCGGCTCTTGCTCGGCGCCGGCCGAAAGGACGAGAGCGGAGACTTCACCAAGGGCGCTGGCCTCGACACTGCGGCGATCGACAAGGTTATGGGCCTGTTCTCGGAGGGCAGCGACGGAGCGCGGCTCGACGCGATCCGCGCGGCGTTCGCGGGCTCACCGAAGGTCGAGGAAGGCGCGCTCGAGCTGTCGCAGATCGAGGAGGCGAGCCGCGCCGCCGGATACGGCGCCGAGCGCATCTTCATCGACCCCTCGGTCGTGCGCGGGCTCGAATACTACACCGGCCCGGTCTTCGAAGCCGAACTGCTGTTCGACGTCGTCAACGAGAAGGGCGAAAAGGTCCGCTTCGGCTCCGTCGGCGGCGGCGGGCGCTATGACGGCCTCGTCTCGCGCTTCCTGTCGACGTCCGTGCCGGCCACCGGCTTCTCCATCGGTGTCTCGCGGCTGCAGGCCGCATTGAAGAATCTCGGCCGCCTGACCGACGATGCCGCGATCGGTCCGGTCGTCGTCACCGTCATGGATCGCGACCGCATGGCCGACTATCAGGCGATGGCGGCGAAGCTGCGCGCGGCCCTCAACGGTCCCGGCAAGCCGGTCGTCCCGGTGGAAGTGTTCCAAGGCAACCCGAAGCAGTTCGGCAAGCAGCTTCAATATGCCGACCGCCGGAACGCGCCGGTCGCGATCATCCAGGGCGGTGACGAGAAGCTTGCAGGCAAGGTGCAGGTCAAGGACCTCGCGCTCGGCAAGGAGCTCTCGGCCGGCATCGAGGACAATGCCGAATGGCGCGAGGCGCGCGCAGGGCAGGAACTCGTGGACGAGGCCGATCTGGTGACGGCC